The window GGCCAACCAAGCGTCGGCAATTTCTAGCGCGTAGTCTTCGGCAATCTCCCAACCTTCTTCGAACAGTTCCTTCTCTTCTTCGTCGGCGGAGTTCTTGTGAGCAGGATTGATGACCCGATCACCACCCTCCAAGTCCAACTCGAAGATTGCGTCGTCGATCAAAGTTCGTTCCAACTCACCTCGCCACGAAAGATAGATCACGTAGTCGGTCAAAGCTTCGGTTTGTTGATCGATTACCTCTTCGTTGATCGCTTCGACTTCGTCGTCGCTGAGCGTATCGATCGCTTTGCCAATGTGGGCTTCGATTTGTTCGTCGGTCAGCTTGGGCAAAGCAACCATCGCAGTCCCTTGGATGCCGTTTTTGATCAGCGTGGCCAAGTCTTGTCGCGTGGGTTTCTCACCACGTTCTGTCGATTTGAACTTAAAAATACCCTTGCGGTAGTCGCGAGGATACGGGTTCAAGATCGCCGATGATGAACCGCGTCCATCACCGCTGATCCCGTGACAAATGGCACAGTGTTTTTGATAGAGCCCACGGCCTTCGGCGTCGGCAGGCCCTGATGCCATCATCAGGTTGTCGAGCGACACAAGCGATGCAAAGTCCTCGTCTTCCATGGCGACTTCCGGCAACTTGGGTTGCTCCGGAGTCCCAAACATTTCAGTCACGATCCAAAACGCATCTTTGGAAGCTTGTTCCATTTCGATGCCTTCCTTCAACTCGTACTTCATTGAATGCACGAGGTTGGGTTCGAACGTCATCGGTTTCGGTTCGCTGCAACCGCTGATGAATACCGAACCTGCCGCGATCGTGAACGCCCCGGCCAAAGGTGAAAAGGATTTCAGGCAATGAAGAAATTTGGACGGCATGATCGTGTTGGCGTGAGATGAGTTGAAATGCGACTCAGGCCAACAATTTGGCCTCTTGGGACAACGATGTCACCATTGTATGCAGTTGTTCCCGCAATTGGCAAAGCACCGGATCGGCTTCTCCACGAGGTGGCCGGCCGACCGGAACCGGAATGGCTTCTCCGACATCGATGACAACCTTCATCGAAAGAGACTCCTTCGCTTTCCCAAAAATCGCTTCTTGGATGCGTTGAATCGTTTCCACGATGCGAGTGTCGGTGATTTTCCCCGGTGTTAAGTATTCATCGGGAAACGAAAGGAGAAACTGTGCCAGGTCCGCGCGTTCCGCGTCGCGACGAAAAGTCGCAGGGTCACGATCCGCATCATCGGTCGCGAAGTAAGTGGCGGACACCGCGGCGCGAATTTTACGCACGCGTTCCCGCACATCCTCAGTGGGCTTCGCCACCAAGCTATACCGTTCTTCCGCCTGCACAAGCAACTGCTCAATCAACCGATCTCGTCGAGGACTGAGTTCGCCCGAAGAGGCGTGTCCGGTGAACTCGATCTCTTTGAGTGCCAAATAGGCCTGCGAAACTCGCAGCAATCGTTCAATCAGTTTGCCGATCGATCCCGGGTTGAAAGCCGGTTGCCAACTCAGCGTTCGCTCGAGTTCGGCCAATTGCACATGCGCCCATTCGTGAGCGTCTTCCAAGCACAAATACTTCAATCCAACCGGGTGAATGACAACTTGCCCCTTCTCTTGCTTGGCTCGTTTCTTCGCGGCGGATCGAGCGATGAATGAAACGCCGTCGAGCAAAGGTTTCAAAATGTCGTTGGTCCGGTTGG of the Rhodopirellula baltica SH 1 genome contains:
- a CDS encoding cytochrome c, producing MPSKFLHCLKSFSPLAGAFTIAAGSVFISGCSEPKPMTFEPNLVHSMKYELKEGIEMEQASKDAFWIVTEMFGTPEQPKLPEVAMEDEDFASLVSLDNLMMASGPADAEGRGLYQKHCAICHGISGDGRGSSSAILNPYPRDYRKGIFKFKSTERGEKPTRQDLATLIKNGIQGTAMVALPKLTDEQIEAHIGKAIDTLSDDEVEAINEEVIDQQTEALTDYVIYLSWRGELERTLIDDAIFELDLEGGDRVINPAHKNSADEEEKELFEEGWEIAEDYALEIADAWLAAPDAIVEVPEPPADLPVADNYEEFVAFQNGEQAEALAESIKRGQELYVGKIALCSKCHGVNGLGDGQTTDFDDWTKEWTLGIGIKPENRDALIPLLARGALPPINAKPRNFTTGLFHGGGTANDLYIRITQGIEGSPMPAATFVDGEFEDDDVWHLINYLRSLQTPPEPEEESTEEPKPTEVAIR
- a CDS encoding lysophospholipid acyltransferase family protein, whose product is MTVVLDRPYEFVPPYRGNLWPTAIQNFRLIDWHLRTKEAVLSGECRNAERFAESLKAGHGIILAPNHCRYADPIVLGWLARQVRTHLYAMASWHLFNTNKFEQFALRRMGAFSIFREGNDRKALETAIDILVSGERPLVLFPEGTTNRTNDILKPLLDGVSFIARSAAKKRAKQEKGQVVIHPVGLKYLCLEDAHEWAHVQLAELERTLSWQPAFNPGSIGKLIERLLRVSQAYLALKEIEFTGHASSGELSPRRDRLIEQLLVQAEERYSLVAKPTEDVRERVRKIRAAVSATYFATDDADRDPATFRRDAERADLAQFLLSFPDEYLTPGKITDTRIVETIQRIQEAIFGKAKESLSMKVVIDVGEAIPVPVGRPPRGEADPVLCQLREQLHTMVTSLSQEAKLLA